GCACCGCTTGCCTTTTCTTTTTTTTCCCACCATGCTGTGGCACACTTTTTCAGCCGGGGAGGGCCCCTGACCGCCTTCCGGCGGGGACAGAACTCCGCAGATCAAAACCATATGCCCGGAGGAGGCTTCATGAAACGTATCGCACTTTTGACCCTGTTCATCCTGATGCTGTGCGCCACGGCCGCGGCGGCCAAGAAACTGGTGGTTGCCACGGACACCAATTTTCCGCCCTTCGAGTTCAAGGATCCGCAGACGGGAAAACATACCGGTTTCGATGTTGAACTCTGGAGCGCCATCGCCCGGGAAATGGGAGCGGAATACACCCTGCAGCCCATGGACTTCAACGGCATCATTCCCGGCCTGCAGTCCGGCCAGATCGACGTGGGCATCGCCGGCATGACCATCAAACCCGAGCGGACCCAAGTCGTGGATTTTTCCGATCCCTACTACAACGCGGGCCTGCTCATCCTGGTCCGGCTTGAGGATACCACCACCATGGATGTGACCAACCTGGAAGGCAAAATTGTGGCCACGAAGCTCGGCACTACCAGCGAGGATTTCGCCAAACGGGAAGCCAAGGCCAGGGAAGTCAAACTCTTCCCCAACAACGACGCCATGTTCATGGAACTCCTGGCCGGCGGCGCCGACGCCGTCATTTTCGACTCCCCCGTCGTCTCCGACTTCATGCGTACGGCCGGCAAAGACAAGGTCAAGGTCGTCGGGCCGCTGTACATGGGTCAGGCCTACGGCATCGGCTTCCCCAAAGGCAGTGAACTGGTGCTCAAAACCAACGCCGCTCTGAAAAAACTCAAGGACAGCGGCGAATACCGCGAACTGTACATGAAGTGGTTCGGCACGGAACCGAAGTAATCCCGCATCCGCATGCAGGGCCGGGCATCTCCCGGCCTTTTTTGAACCGGCGCGGCGGGCAATCTCAACCGGGAGAGGGCGTTCTCCTCTGGAATGTTCATGGCCTTTCAGTTTGAACCATCCGTCATCGTTTCCACCATGCCCATGCTTATGCGCGGCGTGTGGTACACCATCTACCTGACCATCGGCGGCCTCTTTTTCGGGTTCATTCTGGGCGTGGCCGCCGGGTTGATGAAGCTGTCCAAAAGAATTTTCTTCCGCAAGGCGGCCGGATTTTACGTGGAACTCATCCGAGGCACGCCCATGCTGGTCCAGGCCATGTTCCTGTATTACGGCGTGCCCATGGCCATGGGCCTGCGCATTCCGCCCCTGACGGCGGGCATCATCGTCATCGCGGTCAACTCCGGAGCCTATATCGCCGAAATCGTGCGCGGGGCCATTCAGTCCATCAACGTGGGGCAGACCGAAGCCGGGAGATCCATCGGCCTGACCGGCCCCCAGACCATGCGCTACATTATCTGGCCCCAGGCCTTCCGGCGCATGATCCCGCCCCTGGGCAACCAGTTCATCATCAGTCTGAAGGACACCTCTCTTCTGATGGTCATCGGCGTGGGCGAGCTGCTGCGCACGGGACAGGAAATCGTGGCCGTGAGCTTCCGTGCCTTCGAGGTCTATATTGCCGTGGCCCTGATCTATCTGGCCATGACCATGAGCATCGCCAAGGCTCTGCACATTCTCGAACTTCGCCTGCACAACAGGACCAAGAAATGATTCACATCCAAAAGCTGCACAAAACATTCGGGAATCTGGAAGTCTTGAAAGGCATCGACCTGGAAATCCGGGCCGGAGAAGTGGTCTGTATCATCGGGCCGTCCGGTTCGGGCAAATCCACCATGCTGCGCTGCATCAACCGGCTGGAAACGCCGACCTCGGGCACCATCATCGTGGACGGACACGACATCATGGACCCCAGAACGGACATCAACGCCGTGCGGACCGAGGCGGGCATGGTCTTTCAGCAGTTCAACCTGTTTCCGCACATGAGCGTGCTCAGAAACGTCACCCTGGGGCCGGTCAAGGTCCGCAACATGCCGGAAGAGGACGCCCGGCAGCTCGGGCTGGAGCTGCTGGCCAAGGTCGGTCTGGCGGCAAGGGCCGGCAATTATCCGGACCAGCTCTCCGGCGGGCAGAAGCAGCGCGTGGCCATCGCCCGGGCGCTGGCTCTGCAACCCAAGGTCATCCTGTTCGACGAGCCCACGTCCGCCCTGGACCCCGAACTGGTAGGCGAAGTGCTGGAAGTCATGAAAAAGCTGGCGGCGGAAGGCATGACCATGGTCGTGGTCACGCACGAGATGGGCTTTGCCCGCGAAGTGGCGGACCGGGTCATCTTCATCGACGCGGGCCAGATCCAGGAAGAAAATACCCCGGCGGAATTCTTCAGAAATCCCCGGAATCCGCGCCTGCGGGATTTTCTGGGAAAAATCGTCGGGCACTGACATTTCGGGCATGTGCGAACATGTCCGGACGCCACTCCCTTTCATTCCATCCGCCGCTATTCCGGCCCCTCGCCCGCCATGCCCGCATACACCTCGGCCCGGGCTCTGGCCGCAGCCTCCAGCACGCCGACCCGGCAATCCACGAAATCATGCACCGTGGCCCGCGTTTTTCCGGATGAAGGACGCAGAATCCGGCCCAGATACTGAATGAGCCTCCCGCCGAACTTGACCGGCGTGGCCAGGAAAAGCGAGCCCAGATTGCTGGCGTCGAAGCCCTCGCCGATGAGCTGCCCCGTGGCGAAAACAACCCGCACACTCCCCGCCTGAATACATGCGGCCATTTTTCTGCGCCCGGGAAGCGGGGTGTCGCCGGTCAGTACCGTCCCGTCCAGCCCATGCCGCGCCAGCAGCAGCTCGCGCAGGGCGTGGCAATGACCTTTGCGATCGGACAGCACCAGGCTCACGCCCCGGCCGGAACGGATTTCCCCGGCCAGCTCGTCCACGATGAGCGCATTTCTGTCCGCATCCAGAGTGAGATCGGCGATGATTCCGGCGTATTCCTCCACCGGATCGCGCTCCGAATGAAACATGGTCTGGTGAATCCGGATTTCCGGCCGCAGGATGGCTCCGCTGTCCATGAGGGCCGCGCTGTCGATACGGGCGTGCATTTCACCCAGATGCCAGAAGATGAGCGGGGTCAGGCCGTCGCGCCGGTACGGCGTGGCCGAGAGGCCGAGGGAATAGGCGCAGTCGAAGGCGGTCACGGCCGCCGTGAAGGTCCGGCTGGGCGCGCGGTGGCATTCGTCCACCACCAGATGCCCGATGCGTTTCTTCAGTTCTCTGGCCCGGCTGTACACGGACTGCACCGTGGCCACGGTCACGGCCTGCCCTACCTTGTCCCGGCCGCCGCCGATCATGCCCACTTCGCGTCCGGGGATTCCCAAAAATTCCTCGACGCGCTCCACCCACTGCATGGCCAGATCTCTGGTATGCACCACGACAAGCGTCGGCTGCCGCCGCCGGGCGATGAGGTACAGCCCGCACACGGTCTTGCCCGCTCCGGTGGGCGCGCACAGGGTTCCGAATCGCCGCCGGAGCATGGCCGCACAGGCTTCGCTCTGATAGGGACGCAACTCCCCGTGAAAATGGAAATCCACTTCGGGCAGGGTCCGGCGTTCGTCCCGGTACTCCACCTCTTCGCCGCATTCGGCGCAAATCCGGGCCAGCCGTCCGCCGTAGCCCCGGGGCAGAATCAGCCCGCCGCAGGTGCGCGTGGAGTACAGCTTCAGATGCCGGGAAACCCTGTAGTTGCGGCGGCCCATCTTCAGATTTTCAAGCCACCTGGGATTTTCCAGAGTCAGTTCGGCCATGACCCGGCTTTTGACCTGCTCGGGCACGTCCGAAAGAAAAAGTTTATGGCTGATCCGGCAAAGCATCAGGCAGAAAAAATATCCGCGTTCCACGGCGGGCAGGTTGCGCTCAGGAGAGCGGACATCGGGACTCCAATTTCTCGATGAATTTCCCCCGGACCAGCTGATGCGAAATATCCGCACCCTCGGTCATGCTCAGAACGTTTCTCTTTGCTGGCCAGCGCGGCGAAAAAAACCCGGCAGTCCCACCAGCACATAGAAGCCGAGCCCCCCGCAGATGATCAGTGTCATCAGGACGATGTTAACGGAAAAGTTGTCCGCATACCGCGTCATGCTGCCGGGATACAGGGCAAAGCCCGCGTTGCAGAAGGCCGAGACAGCATGGGAAAAACCGTCCAGCCAGAACACACCCTGCTCCGCGCGGGCCGGAGGCGAATGCAAAAGCGCCGCTCCCGCCAGAATGGCCAGGGCGAAAAAATACACCGGCAGAAAAACCGGTGAAAATATCTTTCCGTTGCGCTTCACGATATCCCTTCGGGCTCCACCAGGATTTCCCGGTCTCTATTCCAGGGCCGCGGCCAGCAGGGCTCTGGTGTAGTCCTCGCCGGGCGCGGCGAAAATCCGCTCCGTTTCTCCCTGTTCCACCATCCGTCCGTCCCGCATGATGACCACCCGGTGGCACAGCTCCCGCACCAGAGAGAGGTCGTGCGTGATAAACATGTACGTCAGCCCGAAACGGCTTTGCAGCCCGCGCAGCAGTTCCACGATCTGAAACTGCACGGTCCGGTCCAGGGCCGAAGTGGGTTCATCCAGAATCACGAATCCGGGCCGCAGCACCAGCGCCCTGGCGATGGCGATGCGCTGACGCTGGCCGCCGGAAAACTCGTGCGGATAGCGGTGCATGGACTCCGGGTCGAGTTCCACGGCCTCCAGGATCCCGGCAATGCGCTTTTCCCGCTCCCGGCCCGCAGCCAGCCTGTGGGCGTCCAGCCCTTCGGCCACGATCCGCCCCACGGTCATGCGCGGGCTGAGACTCCCGTAAGGATCCTGAAACACGATCTGGAAATCCCGGCGCAAAGGCCGGATGCGCCGCTCCTTCATGGCCGAAAGACGGTGCGGCCCGAAAAAGACATCTCCCCGGCTGTGCACCAACCGCAGAAGAGCCAGACCCAGGGTGGTCTTGCCCGAACCGCTCTCACCCACCACGCCCAGGGATTCGCCCTGACGGATATCCAGGGACACGTCCCGCACGGCCCGGACATGACCTGCGGGCCGGCCCAGAAAGGTGCGGCCCACGGGAAAACTCACGTTCAGGTTCCGGACGGAAACCAGAACCGGCGCATCCCCGGCCACGGGCACGGGCCGTCTGCCGGACCGGGGCCGGAGCAGCTCCCTGGTATAGGGATGCTCCGGAGCGGAAAAAATTTTCTCCCGTGGCCCGCTCTCCACGATTTCGCCGCGCCGCATGACATATACCCGGCCGGCCATGTGCCGGACCACGCCCAGATCGTGGGAAATGAGCAGAATGGCCATGTTCAGACGGACCTGAAGACTTCTGAGCAAATCCAGAATCTGAGCCTGAGTGGTCACATCCAGAGCCGTGGTCGGCTCGTCGGCGATGAGCAGAGACGGATCGTTGGCCAGAGCCATGGCGATCATGACCCGCTGACGCTGGCCGCCAGAAAGCTGATGAGGAAAGCTGTCGAAACGCGACTCCGGATCCGGAATGCCCGCCAGACGCAGAAGCTCCAGCACCCGCTCCCGCACCGCGACGCCGGGGCGGTGCAGGGCCACGCTTTCGGCTATCTGTCTGCCCACGGGGTGCAGCGGGTTGAGAGAAGTCATGGGCTCCTGAAAAACCATGCCCACGCGGCCGCCGCGCACTTCGCGCAGGCCGGATTCCGGCAGGGTCCGCATGTCCCGGTCCTCGAACACGATCCGCCCGGAAATCCGGGCGCTGGCGGGCAGAAGCCTGAGGACGGACAGCGCGGTCACGGACTTGCCCGAACCGCTCTCGCCCACCAGCGCGCAGGTTTCGCCCCGGCGCACGCGCAGACTGACCCC
Above is a window of Desulfomicrobium orale DSM 12838 DNA encoding:
- the glnH gene encoding glutamine ABC transporter substrate-binding protein GlnH, which gives rise to MKRIALLTLFILMLCATAAAAKKLVVATDTNFPPFEFKDPQTGKHTGFDVELWSAIAREMGAEYTLQPMDFNGIIPGLQSGQIDVGIAGMTIKPERTQVVDFSDPYYNAGLLILVRLEDTTTMDVTNLEGKIVATKLGTTSEDFAKREAKAREVKLFPNNDAMFMELLAGGADAVIFDSPVVSDFMRTAGKDKVKVVGPLYMGQAYGIGFPKGSELVLKTNAALKKLKDSGEYRELYMKWFGTEPK
- a CDS encoding amino acid ABC transporter permease, with translation MAFQFEPSVIVSTMPMLMRGVWYTIYLTIGGLFFGFILGVAAGLMKLSKRIFFRKAAGFYVELIRGTPMLVQAMFLYYGVPMAMGLRIPPLTAGIIVIAVNSGAYIAEIVRGAIQSINVGQTEAGRSIGLTGPQTMRYIIWPQAFRRMIPPLGNQFIISLKDTSLLMVIGVGELLRTGQEIVAVSFRAFEVYIAVALIYLAMTMSIAKALHILELRLHNRTKK
- a CDS encoding amino acid ABC transporter ATP-binding protein, translating into MIHIQKLHKTFGNLEVLKGIDLEIRAGEVVCIIGPSGSGKSTMLRCINRLETPTSGTIIVDGHDIMDPRTDINAVRTEAGMVFQQFNLFPHMSVLRNVTLGPVKVRNMPEEDARQLGLELLAKVGLAARAGNYPDQLSGGQKQRVAIARALALQPKVILFDEPTSALDPELVGEVLEVMKKLAAEGMTMVVVTHEMGFAREVADRVIFIDAGQIQEENTPAEFFRNPRNPRLRDFLGKIVGH
- a CDS encoding DEAD/DEAH box helicase produces the protein MRIFRISWSGGNSSRNWSPDVRSPERNLPAVERGYFFCLMLCRISHKLFLSDVPEQVKSRVMAELTLENPRWLENLKMGRRNYRVSRHLKLYSTRTCGGLILPRGYGGRLARICAECGEEVEYRDERRTLPEVDFHFHGELRPYQSEACAAMLRRRFGTLCAPTGAGKTVCGLYLIARRRQPTLVVVHTRDLAMQWVERVEEFLGIPGREVGMIGGGRDKVGQAVTVATVQSVYSRARELKKRIGHLVVDECHRAPSRTFTAAVTAFDCAYSLGLSATPYRRDGLTPLIFWHLGEMHARIDSAALMDSGAILRPEIRIHQTMFHSERDPVEEYAGIIADLTLDADRNALIVDELAGEIRSGRGVSLVLSDRKGHCHALRELLLARHGLDGTVLTGDTPLPGRRKMAACIQAGSVRVVFATGQLIGEGFDASNLGSLFLATPVKFGGRLIQYLGRILRPSSGKTRATVHDFVDCRVGVLEAAARARAEVYAGMAGEGPE
- a CDS encoding potassium transporter TrkG: MKRNGKIFSPVFLPVYFFALAILAGAALLHSPPARAEQGVFWLDGFSHAVSAFCNAGFALYPGSMTRYADNFSVNIVLMTLIICGGLGFYVLVGLPGFFRRAGQQRETF
- a CDS encoding ABC transporter ATP-binding protein, translating into MPLTPGRESVPPEDRPILSVENLNVDFHVDGRSIPAVRGVSLRVRRGETCALVGESGSGKSVTALSVLRLLPASARISGRIVFEDRDMRTLPESGLREVRGGRVGMVFQEPMTSLNPLHPVGRQIAESVALHRPGVAVRERVLELLRLAGIPDPESRFDSFPHQLSGGQRQRVMIAMALANDPSLLIADEPTTALDVTTQAQILDLLRSLQVRLNMAILLISHDLGVVRHMAGRVYVMRRGEIVESGPREKIFSAPEHPYTRELLRPRSGRRPVPVAGDAPVLVSVRNLNVSFPVGRTFLGRPAGHVRAVRDVSLDIRQGESLGVVGESGSGKTTLGLALLRLVHSRGDVFFGPHRLSAMKERRIRPLRRDFQIVFQDPYGSLSPRMTVGRIVAEGLDAHRLAAGREREKRIAGILEAVELDPESMHRYPHEFSGGQRQRIAIARALVLRPGFVILDEPTSALDRTVQFQIVELLRGLQSRFGLTYMFITHDLSLVRELCHRVVIMRDGRMVEQGETERIFAAPGEDYTRALLAAALE